The DNA window GAATTAGTCGACGTAATATCGATTTTTCTTCCACTATCTTTGCATAATGTCCAATATTCGCTGCCGTAGGGACTGTATTTGCAATTTCACTGATGTAAGAAATACCACCTACATCTTCTAACTCTTTTTTGGAAGATAGCTCTTCTGTAACAGTTACTACATCAATCGCTTTTCCTTGATCGCTTAGTCGTAGCATCGTTTGGAATATTTTCTGATGAGCTACTCGATAAAAGTCCTCTGGCATGACAATTTCCGCAGCTGTTATTAATGCTTGCGGGTCTAAAAATATTGCTCCAATGACGGATTGTTCAGCTTCTTGGTTATGTGGGGGCACACGGTCCAACAATGGATCGCTCATTGACCTCTCTCCTTACGCTTCTTCTGTTACATGAACTTTTAGTGTCGCTACTACTTCATGATGAAGTTTAACTGGAACATTCGTATATCCTAACGCACGAATAGCATCGTCTAATTCCATTTTACGTTTATCTAACTTAATACCATGTGATTTTTCTAATTGTCCTGCAATTTGTTTTGTAGTGACAGAACCAAATAAACGGCCATCACTTCCTGATTTTGCTTTTAATTCAACTGTTAGTTGTTCTAGTACTTCTTTTAGTTTTTTTGCTTCTGCTAACTCTTCAGCAGCTTCTTTTTCGGACTTTTTCTTTTGTCCTTCTAATGCACTAATTGCTGCAGCGTTTGCCTCAACTGCAAGGTTATTTTTTAATAAGAAATTATGTGCATACCCATCTGCTACGTTTTTAATTTCTCCTTTTTTACCTTTTCCTTTTACGTCTTTTAAGAATACTACTTTCATTCTGCATTTCCTCCTTCAATTATTTCCATTATGGCATCTTTTAAAAGTGTAATTGCTTCTTCTATTGTTTTATTTTCTAATTGGCATGCCGCATTAGTTAAATGCCCCCCGCCATTAAGCCTTTCCATTACTAACTGTACATTTACATCCCCAAGCGATCTTGCACTAATTCCTATTGTAGATTCACTTCTCCGCCCTATTACAAATGAAGCAGTGACGTTGCTCATTGTTAATAAAATATCGGCGGTTTGAGCAAGTAGTACTTGGCTATATGAAATACTCTCTTCTCCTTGAGCGATCGCAATTCCTTTTCTAAAGAATTCAACAGTCTGCACGATTTTAGATCGCTCAATATATGTGTCTAGGTCTTCTTTTAATAAACTTTGAACAAGTATGGTGTCTGCACCATGTGTCCGAAGATAAGAGGCTGCTTCAAAGGTTCTGGCTCCTGTTCGAAGCGTAAAGCTTTTTGTATCTACTATTATCCCAGCAAGCATAGATGTAGCTTCGAGCATGGATATTTTTTCATTTTTGGGTTGATATTCGATTAATTCCGTTACAAGTTCTGAAGTAGATGATGCATATGGCTCCATATACACAAGCATTGTATTTGAAATAAATTCTTCTCCCCGTCGATGATGATCTATTACAACTATTTTTTCTGCTTTTTGAAGCAATTTCTCGTCTATAACTAAACTAGGTTTATGTGTATCCACCACAACTAATAACGTTTTATCTGTCATTTTATTTATAGCCTCTTCTGGACTGATAAAACGATTATATAGGTCCGGCTTTTCTTTAATTTCATCCATTAGTCGAAGCACACTACTATCGAATTCATTAAAATCAACAACAACGTAGCCTTCAACTTTGTTCATCTCCGCCATTTTTCTCACTCCGACAGCAGAACCTATAGCATCCATATCTGGCATTCTATGTCCCATTACAAATACTTTATCGCTATCTTGTATTAAATCTCGAAGTGCATGTGAGATAACCCTTGCTCTAACACGAGTTCGTTTTTCAACTGGATTTGTCTTTCCACCATAAAACTTCACCTTTCCATTTGGCTGTTTTATAGCAACTTGATCACCGCCTCGACCTAATACTAAATCTAGGCTAGACTGCGCTAACTCTCCAAGTTCAACAAGTGAAGTAGAACCAACACCTACTCCAACACTTAACGTTAAAGAAAATCCAAATTTGGAAGTTGTTTCTCTTATATCGTCTAGAATGGAAAATTTATTTTTCTCTAGTTCAACTAAAATAGACTCATTATATACCGCTAAAAAGCGATCGGAAGAAATTCTTTTCACGTATATTCCATACTTCGCACCCCAATTATTCACACAGGATGTCACGATACTGTTTAACTGACCACGTGTTTGGTCATCCATGCCTTGTGCTATTTCATCGTAATTATCAATAAAAAGCACACTAATTACCGTTCGATCACCGTAGTATAAAGACTCCATCTCTACTTGTTCCGTTATGTCGAAAAAGTAAAGTAGCTTTTCCTCCGCCTTGTAGAACACTTTATAGTTATTATCATCCAGGGATATAACCAATTCCTTTGAATCCTCTTGCTTTAAAAGTTGCTGAAAATCTTTAGATATAGAAACAAGCTCCTCACCAATAATGGTATCGAATGGAAGCTTTTGCATCATATATGGATTTGCCCATTCAATGATATATTGATCATTTATTAATATAATTCCAATAGGCATCTCTAACAGAGCTTCTTCGCCTACTTTTTTCATTCGGTAAGAAAGAGTTTCGATATGCTTTTCTGTTTCTTCATATACGCGCTGTTCTAGCTTCCATCCATATATGGATACTCCAATAACCAACAGAGGAAATAACGATCCAACTAAAACATTGTTCGAAAGAAGTAAATAAGACGCAACCCCACCAAGGAGCATAAATAAAACGAGTGGATATCGATTTGGTCGTTTTCTAAAAAAAGACGCCACTTGATCAGCTCCTTATTTTTTGTACCTGTCTTTTAAAAATCCTCGTAAGTTAAATCCTAAATCTAACACACCAAGTATTATTGTAAACGTATAGAGTGGAACTGCCAAAAATGTTGCCAGAATAGCAGCCGATTTTGGCCATCCTCGCACATAAAAATAATAGTGAATAAGCGAAACCCCTTGTAAAAACAAAAGAGTTCTTAAAATCAAAGCTGCATTTACAAAGAGTAAATAACCAAAAGTTCCTATTTCAAATGACACAATCAATGTGATAACGGATACGATTAAATAATACCATAATACCGCTTTTGGAAGTCTAAAATCCACGAATTTTGAAAACTTCGGCACGTCTAATTTAAGCTTCTTCAACAAAGGTAAATTAATGATTAAGTAAATAAAAGCTAATATAAATGCTCCACCAATAAAGTAAGTAGGCATAATTGCTTCAATAAGCTGTAAGCTTTTATTAACCATTGCATCGTAATTTTCTGGCAACTGTCCTACCGAGGACATCATATTCCCTAGTCGTTCGTAGTATATTTCAACGCTCTCTAAAAATTGCTCCAAAACATTAATATTTAATACTAAAATTGAAATTATGTATTGAACTGCCGTCATGAATAATATAAAAATCGTGGAAGCCATTAACATATATAGCTTTGACTTATTACCTCGAATGGAGTCTCCTATTATAAATCCAAGCGGAGCAATTAGGAGTCCAAATATTAAACCACCAATATTTCCAATAATAAAAGAGATTATTATTGAAATGGTAGTTACAAGAATAGCTTGTTTTCTTTCAAAATTTGCACTATACCAAGCAATCGGTAATAGCACTATAAAAGCTGTTATAAAACCTACAAATGGTATATAGAAAGTCAGGCCTAATAGAATAGCAAATAGTGCAATCATCATGGATCCATATGTTATATTGTTTGTTTTATTTTTTGGCATAAAGGACCTTCCTTTGTTGTAATCATCTATCCATTGTAACAGATTTCCTACTACAACTAAAATTCCTTCTATTGGTCATTGGTATTTTATATAAATGCTCTGTTAAACAGTCATGTTTTTATGGAGTAAAATTCGCTCACTTTCCGCGGACGAACTGCCAAGCCTCCTTGGGGTAACAGGATTTGTTCCTACAAGCCCGCTTGGGGGTCTTAACACCCCGTTTTACCACAGGAGTCTCGCGGATTTTCGTCACAAAATATATTCTTCCAAAAAACAACGGCTTAATTTAACAGCGCCTATATATAAAAGAGGAACAAAAAAAGACCGGTTTCCCGGTCCTTTCAATTTATACTTATCTCTCTTCAGAAGAGAATGGAAGTAAAGCCATGATACGAGATACTTTAATAGCTCGTGTTAACTTACGTTGGTACTTCGCGCTTGTTCCTGTCACACGACGTGGAAGAATTTTTCCACGTTCTGACACGAATTTTTTCAACAAATCTACATCTTTATAATCGATGTGTGCAATGTTGTTTGCTGTGAAGTAACAAACTTTACGACGTCTTTTGCCTCCGCGACGTGGTGCCATAATAGGTTGCCTCCTTTTCGATTAAAGTAAACATGCGTGTGATTCTTTTAAAACGGTAGGTCGTCATCCGATACTTCGATTGGTCCACTACTATTTGCAAAAGGATCTTCATCTACACGTGTATAATTTTGCTGATTCATTGGTTGGTTTTGCTGATATGTCGGATATGAGTTTTGCTGCTGTCCACCGCCGCCAAATGATGGTGTTTGTCCACCTTGGCTTCGGTCACCAGAGCTACTACGTGGTTCTAGGAACTGAACGCTGTCTGCAACAACATCTGTCGTATAAACACGTTTCCCATCTTGTCCTTCATAACTACCCGTTTGAATACGCCCTTCAACACCTGCTAAACTTCCTTTTTTCAAAAAGTTAGCTGTGTTTTCAGCTTGCTTTCTCCAAACGACACAGTTGATAAAATCAGCTTCTCTTTCGCCTTGTTGGTTGGAGAATGTGCGATTTACAGCTAGTGTAAATCTTGCCATTGCAACACCACTTGGCGTGTAGCGAAGTTCCGGATCTTTTGTTAGTCTTCCAACTAATACGACACGGTTAATCATCAGTATTTAACCTCCCTCGTTCAGCTTTGTTAGTCATTTTTATTTTTTTGCTTTAACTTTAATATCGTCGATACGAACAGCAATGTGACGGATAATGTCTTCATTGATGTTAGCTAAACGTGTATACTCATCGATTGCTTTTGAATCAGCGTTTACTTTAACGATTTGGTAGAAACCTTCACGCAAGTCATTGATTTCGTAAGCTAAGCGGCGTTTACCCCACTCTTTTGCTTCGATGATTTCTGCACCATTTGAAGTTAAGATTTCTTGGAAACGCTCAACTAAAGCTTTCTTAGCATCTTCTTCAATTGCTGGTTGAATAATGTACATTAATTCGTACTTTCTCATCTATTTACACCTCCCTATGGTCTTTGGCCGACTATGAAAAGCCGACAAGGAGCAAGTAATTATATTACTCACATCAATGAATTGTACCATATAATAATCTATGTATCAAGAACAGAGTGTTATATTAAGTTAATTCATGTATATTTATTATATTGGAGGGATTATTCATGGAAAACTATGAACAGGAAGATATCTTATCTGTCATTGAAATTGATTTAAAAAAAGTGGCTTGGTCAAGCTTAATTATGACTTTTTCATTTTCCATTATTGGAATGATCATTTATATATCCTTGTACGGTAGCTTTCAAATAACTTTTTCATTCGTGGATTTACTATTATTATTCTTCGGGTATGTACTACTTATTATTTTGCATGAATGTTTTCATCTAGTTGGGTTTTGGTTCTTTGGAAAAGTTCCCTGGAGTAGCATGAACTACGGAGTAAATCTTAAAATGGGGATTGCATATGCAACTACTTCTATCCCTTTGCCTAATAGAGCTATGAAAAAAGCATTACTACTACCTTTTTGGACAACTGGTGTACTCCCAGTAATTATTGGGTACTCCATCCAATCACCTATGCTTGTACTTTTAGGAGCTTGGCTGATTGCTGGTGCAGCAGGAGATTTTGCAATGTATAAAGATTTAAGAAAATACCCGCCCAACATATTAATCAAGGATGATCCCGTTAAACCAAAATTATACGTTATGAAATAATATGAAAAAACATCAGGTTCGCAAAATTGCAAATCTGATGTTTTTATATATTGGCACTGTTAAAGATCATATATTATCTGACGAAGAACCGCTTGCTTTTCGCGGACAAACTGCCAAGCCTCCTTGGGGCAACAGTATGTTGGACACGAATCCGTTGCTACATATGAATGTCGCAAACTTAGGATTTGTTCCTATAAACTCGTTGCGGTGACTTGGCGACTAGTTTTTTCGAAGGTGTCGCACGGATTTCGTCACAAAATATATGTTTCTAAAAAACAACAGCCTAATTTAACAGAACTTATACGTTAAAACGGAACAACATAACGTCGCCATCTTGTACAATGTATTCTTTTCCTTCTAATCGAACTTTACCTGCTTCTTTTGCAGCTGTCATAGATCCAGTAGCTACTAAATCATCATATGCAACTGTTTCTGCTCGGATAAATCCTTTTTCAAAATCAGAGTGAATTACTCCTGCACATTGAGGTGCTTTCATCCCTTTACGGAATGTCCAAGCTCTTACTTCTTGTACACCAGCTGTAAAGTAAGTAGCAAGTCCAAGTAATGAATAAGATGCTTTAATAAGTTGATCTAATCCAGACTCTTCTATTCCTAATTCTTCTAAGAACATCTGTTTTTCTTCATCTTCAAGTGCAGCCATTTCTTCTTCGATTTTCGCACAAACAACAATTACTTGTGCCCCTTCTTCTGCAGCAAATGCACGTACTTTTTGTACATATTCATTTTCTTCCGAAGCCATAATATCATCTTCCGACACATTCGCAACGTAGAGCATTGGTTTTACTGTTAATAAATGAAGGCCTTTTACTACACGTAACTCTTCTTCTGTAAAGTCGACAGAACGACCGGATTTACCCTCTTCAAAAGCTTCTTTTAAACGAGTAAGAATAGGTTCTTCTACCATTGCATCTTTATCTTTTTGTTTAGCCATTTTTACTACACGTGCTAAACGTTTATCTACGCTTTCTAAATCGGCTAAGATTAACTCTAGATTAATTACTTCAATATCTGAAATTGGATCTACCTTACCAGATACATGGGTAATATTTTCATCATTAAAGCATCGTACTACTTGGCAGATTGCATCTACTTCTCGAATATGAGCTAAGAACTTGTTTCCAAGACCTTCTCCTTTACTTGCACCTTCTACAATTCCTGCAATATCTGTAAATTCAAATGCAGTTGGAACTGTTTTCTTTGGTACAACTAACTCAGTTAATTTATCTAAACGAGCGTCAGGAACTTCAACAATTCCTACGTTTGGATCGATTGTAGCGAACGGATAGTTTGCAGCAAGTGCACCTGCTTTTGTTATTGCATTAAACAATGTGGATTTCCCTACATTTGGTAATCCTACAATCCCTGCCGTTAAAGCCATATATGTCACAACCCTTCAATTTTTTAAAGCATTTTCTTTCTATATAACCTGTTCATTATATTGATTTTACGTATAAAAGTCTATCCTTGCTCAGGATTTGCTTGAACTAATAGCTTTTTCATCTTCTTTTCAAATTCATTTCTAGGAATCATTACACTATGCTGACACCCCTCGCATTTTATACGAATGTCGGCTCCCATACGAATAATTTTCCATGCATTCGTGCCACATGGATGTTGTTTTTTCATTTCAACGATATCATTTAGTTGAAATTGCTTGCTTCCCACTTCATTCACCTACTTATTATTTACTTTGGTATACAACCATCTTCGGATAAGGAATTTCAATGTCATTTTCCTCTAAGAACTCT is part of the Psychrobacillus sp. FSL H8-0483 genome and encodes:
- a CDS encoding DHH family phosphoesterase, producing the protein MASFFRKRPNRYPLVLFMLLGGVASYLLLSNNVLVGSLFPLLVIGVSIYGWKLEQRVYEETEKHIETLSYRMKKVGEEALLEMPIGIILINDQYIIEWANPYMMQKLPFDTIIGEELVSISKDFQQLLKQEDSKELVISLDDNNYKVFYKAEEKLLYFFDITEQVEMESLYYGDRTVISVLFIDNYDEIAQGMDDQTRGQLNSIVTSCVNNWGAKYGIYVKRISSDRFLAVYNESILVELEKNKFSILDDIRETTSKFGFSLTLSVGVGVGSTSLVELGELAQSSLDLVLGRGGDQVAIKQPNGKVKFYGGKTNPVEKRTRVRARVISHALRDLIQDSDKVFVMGHRMPDMDAIGSAVGVRKMAEMNKVEGYVVVDFNEFDSSVLRLMDEIKEKPDLYNRFISPEEAINKMTDKTLLVVVDTHKPSLVIDEKLLQKAEKIVVIDHHRRGEEFISNTMLVYMEPYASSTSELVTELIEYQPKNEKISMLEATSMLAGIIVDTKSFTLRTGARTFEAASYLRTHGADTILVQSLLKEDLDTYIERSKIVQTVEFFRKGIAIAQGEESISYSQVLLAQTADILLTMSNVTASFVIGRRSESTIGISARSLGDVNVQLVMERLNGGGHLTNAACQLENKTIEEAITLLKDAIMEIIEGGNAE
- the rpsR gene encoding 30S ribosomal protein S18, translated to MAPRRGGKRRRKVCYFTANNIAHIDYKDVDLLKKFVSERGKILPRRVTGTSAKYQRKLTRAIKVSRIMALLPFSSEER
- the rpsF gene encoding 30S ribosomal protein S6, with product MRKYELMYIIQPAIEEDAKKALVERFQEILTSNGAEIIEAKEWGKRRLAYEINDLREGFYQIVKVNADSKAIDEYTRLANINEDIIRHIAVRIDDIKVKAKK
- the rplI gene encoding 50S ribosomal protein L9, whose protein sequence is MKVVFLKDVKGKGKKGEIKNVADGYAHNFLLKNNLAVEANAAAISALEGQKKKSEKEAAEELAEAKKLKEVLEQLTVELKAKSGSDGRLFGSVTTKQIAGQLEKSHGIKLDKRKMELDDAIRALGYTNVPVKLHHEVVATLKVHVTEEA
- a CDS encoding DUF2232 domain-containing protein, which gives rise to MPKNKTNNITYGSMMIALFAILLGLTFYIPFVGFITAFIVLLPIAWYSANFERKQAILVTTISIIISFIIGNIGGLIFGLLIAPLGFIIGDSIRGNKSKLYMLMASTIFILFMTAVQYIISILVLNINVLEQFLESVEIYYERLGNMMSSVGQLPENYDAMVNKSLQLIEAIMPTYFIGGAFILAFIYLIINLPLLKKLKLDVPKFSKFVDFRLPKAVLWYYLIVSVITLIVSFEIGTFGYLLFVNAALILRTLLFLQGVSLIHYYFYVRGWPKSAAILATFLAVPLYTFTIILGVLDLGFNLRGFLKDRYKK
- the ssb gene encoding single-stranded DNA-binding protein, encoding MINRVVLVGRLTKDPELRYTPSGVAMARFTLAVNRTFSNQQGEREADFINCVVWRKQAENTANFLKKGSLAGVEGRIQTGSYEGQDGKRVYTTDVVADSVQFLEPRSSSGDRSQGGQTPSFGGGGQQQNSYPTYQQNQPMNQQNYTRVDEDPFANSSGPIEVSDDDLPF
- a CDS encoding DUF3267 domain-containing protein; its protein translation is MENYEQEDILSVIEIDLKKVAWSSLIMTFSFSIIGMIIYISLYGSFQITFSFVDLLLLFFGYVLLIILHECFHLVGFWFFGKVPWSSMNYGVNLKMGIAYATTSIPLPNRAMKKALLLPFWTTGVLPVIIGYSIQSPMLVLLGAWLIAGAAGDFAMYKDLRKYPPNILIKDDPVKPKLYVMK
- a CDS encoding DUF951 domain-containing protein, producing MGSKQFQLNDIVEMKKQHPCGTNAWKIIRMGADIRIKCEGCQHSVMIPRNEFEKKMKKLLVQANPEQG
- the ychF gene encoding redox-regulated ATPase YchF, with the protein product MALTAGIVGLPNVGKSTLFNAITKAGALAANYPFATIDPNVGIVEVPDARLDKLTELVVPKKTVPTAFEFTDIAGIVEGASKGEGLGNKFLAHIREVDAICQVVRCFNDENITHVSGKVDPISDIEVINLELILADLESVDKRLARVVKMAKQKDKDAMVEEPILTRLKEAFEEGKSGRSVDFTEEELRVVKGLHLLTVKPMLYVANVSEDDIMASEENEYVQKVRAFAAEEGAQVIVVCAKIEEEMAALEDEEKQMFLEELGIEESGLDQLIKASYSLLGLATYFTAGVQEVRAWTFRKGMKAPQCAGVIHSDFEKGFIRAETVAYDDLVATGSMTAAKEAGKVRLEGKEYIVQDGDVMLFRFNV